One Mesorhizobium sp. J428 DNA segment encodes these proteins:
- a CDS encoding lysozyme inhibitor LprI family protein: MLRRLALASIPFLAAAWPAAAQDTYAAADAELNRLYQKIESRLINDHATKQQLIKAQRAWIAFRDAECAFSASGVEGGSVYREVLEACLSDLTKVRIGSFNGYLNCQEGDMACPVPAN; the protein is encoded by the coding sequence ATGCTTCGGCGCCTGGCTCTTGCATCCATTCCCTTCCTGGCGGCCGCCTGGCCGGCAGCCGCACAGGACACCTACGCGGCCGCGGATGCGGAGCTGAACAGGCTGTACCAGAAGATCGAATCCCGGCTGATCAACGACCACGCGACGAAGCAGCAGCTGATCAAGGCCCAGCGCGCCTGGATTGCCTTCCGCGACGCGGAATGCGCCTTCTCGGCCTCCGGCGTCGAAGGCGGCAGCGTCTATCGCGAGGTGCTCGAAGCCTGCCTCAGCGACCTGACCAAGGTCCGCATCGGCAGTTTCAACGGCTATCTGAACTGCCAGGAAGGCGACATGGCCTGCCCGGTTCCGGCCAACTGA
- a CDS encoding cold-shock protein — MSTGTVKFFNSTKGFGFIEQGGGQPDVFVHVSAVERAGMTGLVEGQKLSFDLVQDRRNGKSAAENLQAA; from the coding sequence ATGAGCACTGGAACCGTAAAGTTCTTCAATTCCACCAAAGGCTTCGGCTTCATCGAGCAGGGCGGCGGTCAGCCGGACGTATTCGTCCACGTCTCCGCCGTCGAGCGTGCCGGGATGACCGGGCTCGTAGAAGGCCAGAAGCTCAGCTTCGACCTCGTGCAGGATCGCCGCAACGGCAAGAGCGCGGCCGAGAACCTTCAGGCTGCGTAA
- the kdpB gene encoding potassium-transporting ATPase subunit KdpB yields MSQSKSASVMDAGILVPAIGGAFRKLDPRTLARNPVMFVVAVVSLLTTVLFLKDLTTGAEGLGFSFQIILWLWFTVLFANFAEAVAEGRGKAQADSLRRSRTETQAKLLTNGGRQEFTTVPGTSLKVGDLVLVEAGDIIPSDGEVVEGIASVNEAAITGESAPVIRESGGDRSAVTGGTQVLSDWIKVRITAAAGSTFIDRMIALVEGAERQKTPNEIALNILLAAMTLIFVMAVATIPAFASYAGGAIPIVVLVALFVTLIPTTIGALLSAIGIAGMDRLVRFNVLAMSGRAVEAAGDVDTLLLDKTGTITLGNRQATEFKPVKGVAEQELADAAQLASLADETPEGRSIVVLAKDKYGIRARDMQSLHATFVPFTAQSRMSGVDFEGSTIRKGAVDAVLKYVGETMAGRPEGGAVREIQAIADEIAKAGGTPLAVVRDGRLLGVVHLKDIVKGGIRERFAELRRMGIRTIMITGDNPMTAAAIAAEAGVDDFLAQATPENKLTLIREEQATGKLVAMCGDGTNDAPALAQADVGVAMNTGTVAAREAGNMVDLDSDPTKLIEIVEIGKQLLMTRGSLTTFSIANDVAKYFAIIPAMFMTLYPQLAALNIMGLATPRSAILSAIIFNALIIIALIPLALRGVAYKAIGAGPLLRRNLLIYGLGGLIVPFAGIKLIDVVVTALNLA; encoded by the coding sequence ATGAGCCAGTCGAAGTCCGCCAGCGTCATGGACGCCGGCATCCTCGTCCCCGCGATCGGCGGGGCGTTCCGTAAGCTCGATCCCCGAACGCTTGCCAGGAACCCGGTCATGTTCGTCGTGGCCGTGGTCTCGCTGCTGACGACGGTGCTTTTCCTCAAGGACCTGACGACCGGGGCCGAGGGCCTCGGCTTCTCGTTCCAGATCATCCTCTGGCTGTGGTTCACGGTCCTGTTCGCCAATTTCGCGGAAGCCGTGGCGGAGGGACGGGGCAAGGCCCAGGCGGATTCGCTCAGGCGATCGCGCACCGAGACCCAGGCCAAGCTGCTCACCAATGGCGGTCGGCAGGAATTCACGACGGTGCCAGGCACCAGCCTCAAGGTCGGCGACCTGGTGCTGGTGGAGGCGGGCGACATCATCCCGTCCGACGGCGAGGTGGTGGAGGGCATCGCCTCGGTGAACGAGGCGGCGATCACCGGCGAATCCGCGCCCGTCATCCGCGAGTCCGGCGGCGACCGTTCGGCGGTCACGGGCGGCACGCAGGTTCTTTCCGACTGGATCAAGGTCAGGATCACGGCAGCCGCCGGTTCGACCTTCATTGACCGGATGATCGCGCTGGTGGAGGGCGCCGAGCGCCAGAAGACGCCGAACGAGATCGCCCTCAACATCCTGCTCGCCGCGATGACGCTGATCTTCGTGATGGCGGTGGCGACCATTCCCGCCTTTGCCTCCTATGCCGGCGGCGCCATTCCGATCGTCGTGCTGGTTGCCCTGTTCGTGACGCTGATACCGACCACGATTGGTGCGCTGCTGTCGGCCATCGGCATCGCCGGGATGGACCGGCTGGTGCGCTTCAACGTGCTCGCCATGTCCGGTCGCGCCGTCGAGGCGGCGGGCGACGTCGACACGCTGCTGCTCGACAAGACCGGCACGATCACGCTCGGCAACCGCCAGGCGACCGAGTTCAAGCCGGTGAAGGGCGTGGCCGAGCAGGAACTGGCGGACGCGGCGCAACTGGCGTCGCTGGCGGACGAGACGCCCGAGGGACGCTCGATCGTCGTGCTGGCCAAGGACAAATACGGCATTCGCGCCCGCGACATGCAGAGCCTGCATGCGACCTTCGTGCCGTTCACGGCGCAAAGCCGCATGAGCGGCGTCGACTTTGAGGGCTCGACCATCCGCAAGGGCGCCGTCGACGCTGTGCTGAAATATGTCGGCGAGACCATGGCCGGGCGCCCGGAGGGCGGGGCCGTTCGCGAGATCCAGGCCATCGCCGACGAGATCGCCAAGGCGGGCGGCACGCCGCTCGCCGTCGTTCGCGACGGCCGGCTGCTCGGCGTCGTCCACCTCAAGGACATCGTCAAGGGCGGCATCCGCGAGCGTTTCGCCGAGCTGCGCCGCATGGGCATCCGCACCATCATGATCACCGGCGACAATCCGATGACGGCAGCGGCGATCGCGGCCGAGGCCGGCGTCGACGATTTCCTCGCCCAGGCGACGCCCGAGAACAAGCTGACGCTGATCAGGGAAGAGCAGGCCACGGGCAAGCTCGTCGCCATGTGCGGCGACGGCACCAACGACGCACCGGCCCTGGCGCAGGCCGACGTGGGCGTGGCCATGAACACCGGCACGGTCGCGGCCCGCGAAGCCGGCAACATGGTCGACCTCGACAGCGATCCGACAAAGCTGATCGAGATCGTCGAGATCGGCAAGCAGCTGCTCATGACGCGCGGCTCGCTGACGACGTTCTCGATCGCCAACGACGTCGCGAAATATTTCGCCATCATCCCGGCGATGTTCATGACGCTCTACCCGCAGCTCGCGGCACTCAACATCATGGGGCTCGCCACGCCGCGGAGCGCCATCCTGTCGGCGATCATCTTCAACGCGCTGATCATCATCGCGCTGATCCCGCTCGCCTTGAGGGGCGTCGCCTACAAGGCGATCGGCGCGGGGCCGCTGCTGCGGCGCAACCTGCTGATCTACGGCCTGGGTGGGCTGATCGTGCCGTTCGCCGGCATCAAGCTCATCGACGTCGTCGTCACCGCCCTCAACCTCGCCTGA
- a CDS encoding response regulator transcription factor, translating into MSNSAVTILVVDDEPPIRKLLRVGLTNEGYAVVEAPNARTAIESVAQERPDLILLDLGLPDMSGHDLLARWRDEGIGLPVVILSSRTDEAGIVRALEQGADDYVTKPFGMKELAARIRVALRHRLQQQGERPVFHTGELSVDLVKRIVKVAGKEVKLSPKEYDILRILVQHAGKVITHQHLMNQVWGASADVQYLRVYVRQLRQKIERSPDDPYYITTETGVGYRLREADPDQPAAPAG; encoded by the coding sequence ATGAGCAATTCCGCCGTGACGATCCTGGTCGTCGACGACGAACCGCCGATCCGCAAGCTCTTGCGTGTCGGCCTGACGAACGAGGGCTACGCGGTCGTCGAGGCGCCGAACGCGCGAACGGCGATCGAGAGCGTCGCGCAGGAGCGGCCGGACCTGATCCTGCTCGATCTCGGCCTGCCCGACATGTCGGGCCACGACCTTCTGGCCAGATGGCGCGACGAGGGGATCGGACTGCCTGTCGTCATCCTGTCCAGCCGAACCGACGAGGCCGGCATCGTGCGGGCGCTGGAGCAGGGCGCGGACGACTACGTGACCAAGCCGTTCGGCATGAAGGAACTGGCGGCGCGCATCCGCGTCGCGCTGCGCCACCGGCTCCAGCAGCAGGGCGAGCGGCCGGTGTTCCACACCGGCGAGCTCTCGGTCGACCTCGTCAAGCGCATCGTCAAGGTGGCGGGCAAGGAGGTTAAGCTGTCGCCGAAGGAATACGACATTCTGCGCATCCTCGTGCAGCATGCGGGCAAGGTGATTACCCACCAGCACCTCATGAACCAGGTGTGGGGGGCTTCCGCCGACGTGCAGTACCTGCGCGTCTATGTGCGCCAGCTCCGGCAGAAGATCGAGCGCAGCCCGGACGATCCGTACTACATCACGACCGAGACCGGGGTCGGCTACAGGTTGCGTGAAGCCGATCCCGACCAGCCGGCGGCACCGGCCGGCTGA
- the rpe gene encoding ribulose-phosphate 3-epimerase, with protein sequence MSRTIIAPSVLSADFSKLGDEVEAIVRAGADWIHLDVMDGHFVPNITFGPPVIKAIRNRTDKVFDCHLMITPADPYLAAFAEAGCDVITVHAEAGPHLDRSLQAIRNLGKKAGVSLNPSTPESVIEYVLDRLDLVLLMTVNPGFGGQAFIPSVVEKVKRVKALIGDRPIDIQIDGGITPETAPLVAAAGANVLVAGSAVFKGGSEASYRANIEAIRTASDGAMRRAA encoded by the coding sequence ATGAGCCGTACCATCATCGCGCCGTCGGTTCTCTCGGCGGATTTCTCGAAGCTCGGCGACGAGGTCGAGGCGATCGTGCGCGCCGGCGCGGACTGGATCCATCTCGACGTGATGGACGGCCATTTCGTGCCGAATATCACCTTCGGCCCGCCGGTCATCAAGGCGATCCGCAACCGCACGGACAAGGTGTTCGACTGCCACCTGATGATCACGCCTGCCGATCCGTACCTCGCCGCCTTCGCCGAGGCGGGCTGCGATGTCATTACGGTCCATGCCGAGGCCGGGCCGCATCTCGACCGCTCGCTGCAGGCGATCCGCAATCTTGGCAAAAAGGCCGGCGTGTCGCTCAATCCCTCCACGCCCGAGAGCGTCATCGAATACGTGCTCGACCGGCTCGATCTCGTTCTACTAATGACGGTCAATCCCGGCTTCGGCGGCCAGGCCTTCATCCCGTCCGTGGTCGAGAAGGTGAAGCGCGTGAAGGCGCTGATCGGCGATCGGCCGATCGATATCCAGATCGACGGCGGCATCACGCCCGAGACCGCGCCTCTGGTTGCTGCTGCCGGCGCGAACGTGCTGGTCGCCGGCTCCGCCGTCTTCAAGGGCGGCTCCGAAGCCTCCTACCGCGCCAATATCGAGGCTATCCGCACCGCGTCGGATGGTGCGATGAGGCGCGCGGCCTAG
- the kdpF gene encoding K(+)-transporting ATPase subunit F, producing MILEYVLSGAVTIFVAAYLAYALLRPERF from the coding sequence ATGATACTGGAATATGTCCTGAGCGGAGCCGTGACGATATTTGTCGCGGCATATCTCGCCTATGCCTTGCTGAGGCCGGAGCGGTTCTGA
- a CDS encoding NAD(P)/FAD-dependent oxidoreductase codes for MIDRILIAGSGQAGFQTAASLRQDGFEGEILIIGEEPGLPYQRPPLSKGYIKDPNPDRLLFRNADFFEKNRIGLEDGRTVTSIDRADRTVTISDGRTVAYGHLVLATGTRNRRLPLPGIDLDNVVGLRTLADAENLRERLAGASRLVVVGGGFIGLEVAATARAAGLHVTVLEATARLMSRVVSPPVSEYFHAVHAASGVDVRLNSLARAIVDDGTGKAGGVETAEGERIPADLVLVSAGVIPNAEIAEAAGLYVHDGVRVDDLLATEDPAISAIGDCASFPFGQEGLQIRLESVQNAIDQAKCLSRRLVGHPERYDKLPWFWSDQGPHKLQIAGLTAGADHHEIRGGVADGKLSVQCFRRGELIGVETVNVPGDHMAARRLLSQPSPLTLETVQASGFDLAALMKAGAGRG; via the coding sequence ATGATCGACAGAATTCTCATCGCCGGCAGCGGCCAGGCCGGCTTCCAGACTGCTGCGAGCCTGCGCCAGGACGGGTTCGAAGGCGAAATCCTCATCATCGGCGAAGAACCGGGCCTGCCCTACCAGCGACCACCGCTCTCCAAGGGATACATCAAGGACCCGAATCCGGACCGGCTGCTCTTCCGCAACGCCGATTTCTTCGAGAAGAACAGGATCGGCCTCGAGGACGGCCGCACCGTCACCTCGATCGATCGCGCCGACCGGACCGTCACGATCTCGGACGGTCGCACCGTCGCCTATGGCCATCTCGTCCTCGCCACCGGCACGCGCAATCGCCGTCTGCCGCTGCCGGGGATCGACCTCGACAATGTCGTCGGCCTGCGCACGCTGGCCGATGCCGAGAACCTGCGCGAACGGCTCGCCGGGGCCTCACGCCTGGTCGTGGTCGGCGGCGGCTTCATTGGCCTCGAGGTCGCGGCGACCGCGCGCGCGGCCGGGCTGCATGTCACCGTTCTCGAAGCGACAGCGCGGCTGATGTCGCGCGTCGTCTCGCCGCCGGTCTCGGAGTATTTCCATGCCGTCCATGCAGCAAGCGGCGTCGACGTGCGGCTCAACTCGCTCGCCCGCGCGATTGTTGACGACGGAACAGGCAAGGCGGGGGGCGTCGAAACCGCCGAGGGCGAGCGGATCCCGGCGGACCTCGTCCTCGTCTCAGCCGGTGTCATCCCGAATGCGGAAATCGCCGAAGCCGCCGGCCTCTACGTGCATGACGGTGTCCGCGTCGACGACCTGCTCGCCACCGAAGACCCCGCCATCTCCGCGATCGGCGACTGCGCCTCCTTCCCCTTCGGCCAAGAGGGCCTGCAGATCCGTCTCGAATCCGTCCAGAACGCCATCGACCAGGCGAAGTGCTTGTCGCGGCGCCTCGTCGGCCACCCCGAGCGCTACGACAAACTGCCCTGGTTCTGGAGCGACCAGGGACCGCACAAGCTCCAGATCGCCGGACTGACGGCAGGCGCCGATCATCACGAAATCCGCGGCGGTGTCGCCGACGGCAAGCTTTCCGTCCAGTGCTTCCGCCGCGGCGAACTGATCGGCGTGGAAACGGTCAACGTGCCCGGCGACCACATGGCGGCGCGCCGGCTGCTCAGCCAGCCGTCGCCGCTGACCCTGGAAACCGTGCAGGCCTCCGGCTTCGACCTCGCCGCCCTGATGAAAGCCGGCGCGGGGCGCGGGTAA
- the kdpA gene encoding potassium-transporting ATPase subunit KdpA, with protein sequence MLQAILFVVLVLGAIVLISWPLGRYMRWAMDPSEAAGEARRFTSLFQSIGGALTRDGQDWKRYVLSLLTFNVVLFVVTFAILALQQYLPLNPDAKGALDPSLIFNTASSFTTNTNLQHYSGEVSMSYLAQLAALMWLQFVSAAVGIAALAALARGLAGRKLGNFFVDVQRATFLVLLPIAFVVALLLVATGVPMTFNGSVVATTLEGAQQTIARGPVAAFVAIKQIGTNGGGFFGPNSTHPLENPTFLSNVIETIAIILIPMACVWMFGRIIGRMTHAGVLFAVMLLLMGARIVGAVGFESVPTQAFASLPITQDVGNLEGKELRFGASAGPLWAVLTTSTSNGSVNAMHDSLNPLTGLMPMIGMWLNEDFGGVGVGMVNMFLYIIVGVFIAGMMIGRTPEYLGWRVEAREVKFAMLGLLAHGFFILVGTAIFAATPWGAATLNNIGPHGFSEIFYEFSSATANNGSGFEGLGDATPVWNIATGTVMLLARFIPIILPLAIVGSLSTKRRATESSGTLSVEDGTFAGMLTATVVIVGALTFFPAATLGPIAEHVISMN encoded by the coding sequence ATGCTGCAAGCCATACTTTTCGTCGTTCTCGTCCTCGGCGCCATCGTGCTGATCTCCTGGCCGCTCGGGCGCTACATGCGCTGGGCGATGGATCCCTCGGAAGCCGCGGGTGAGGCACGGCGTTTCACCTCGCTCTTCCAGTCGATCGGCGGCGCGCTCACGCGGGACGGCCAGGATTGGAAGCGCTATGTCCTGTCCCTGCTGACGTTCAACGTGGTCCTGTTCGTCGTCACCTTCGCGATCCTGGCCCTGCAGCAGTATCTGCCGCTCAATCCGGACGCCAAGGGCGCGCTCGACCCCAGCCTCATCTTCAACACGGCGTCGTCGTTCACGACCAACACCAACCTGCAGCACTATTCCGGCGAGGTCTCGATGAGCTATCTCGCCCAACTCGCCGCGCTGATGTGGCTGCAGTTCGTGTCGGCGGCCGTCGGCATCGCCGCGCTCGCAGCGCTTGCCCGCGGGCTGGCCGGACGCAAGCTCGGCAACTTCTTCGTCGACGTGCAGCGGGCAACGTTCCTCGTCCTCCTGCCGATTGCCTTCGTGGTTGCCCTGCTGCTGGTCGCCACGGGCGTGCCGATGACGTTCAACGGCTCGGTCGTCGCGACCACGCTCGAGGGCGCGCAGCAGACGATCGCCCGCGGGCCGGTCGCGGCCTTCGTGGCGATCAAGCAGATCGGGACCAATGGCGGCGGCTTCTTCGGCCCCAACAGCACGCACCCGCTCGAGAACCCGACCTTCTTGTCGAACGTGATCGAGACCATCGCGATCATCCTCATCCCGATGGCCTGCGTCTGGATGTTCGGCCGGATCATCGGGCGCATGACGCATGCGGGCGTGCTGTTCGCCGTGATGCTTCTGCTCATGGGCGCGCGCATCGTCGGTGCGGTGGGCTTCGAATCCGTGCCGACCCAGGCCTTCGCCTCGCTGCCGATCACGCAGGACGTTGGAAACCTCGAAGGCAAGGAACTGCGCTTCGGAGCCTCTGCCGGCCCGCTTTGGGCGGTGCTGACGACTTCTACCAGCAATGGCTCGGTCAACGCGATGCACGACAGTCTCAATCCGCTCACAGGCCTGATGCCGATGATCGGCATGTGGCTGAACGAGGATTTCGGCGGCGTCGGCGTGGGTATGGTGAACATGTTCCTCTACATCATCGTCGGCGTCTTCATCGCCGGCATGATGATCGGGCGTACGCCGGAATATCTCGGCTGGCGGGTCGAGGCGCGCGAGGTGAAGTTCGCCATGCTGGGCCTCCTGGCGCACGGCTTCTTCATCCTCGTGGGCACCGCGATCTTCGCCGCGACGCCATGGGGTGCGGCGACGCTGAACAATATCGGGCCGCACGGCTTCAGCGAGATTTTCTACGAGTTCTCGTCGGCGACTGCGAACAACGGCTCCGGCTTCGAGGGGCTCGGCGACGCCACGCCGGTGTGGAACATCGCCACCGGCACCGTCATGCTGCTCGCCCGGTTCATCCCGATCATCCTGCCCTTGGCGATCGTCGGGTCGCTCTCCACCAAGCGACGTGCGACGGAATCGAGCGGCACGCTCTCCGTCGAGGACGGCACCTTCGCCGGCATGCTGACCGCGACCGTCGTGATCGTCGGCGCACTGACCTTCTTCCCCGCGGCGACGCTCGGCCCGATCGCCGAACACGTCATCTCCATGAACTGA
- a CDS encoding serine protease, with the protein MPVASRPYRFSGKLWMRFGSSWYVCTASLIKKGVLITAAHCVHNYGRGAAGWANEVRWYPANYTSTGGPWGYYSGVNWNIPTVYYNGTDTCQSGATGVVCNNDIATVRLAPKGGVYAGTTMGGWYGYGWNGYSYLATPVFGNATVAQITQIGYPVAIDNGYQMLRGDSYGKYIALTGSNGKLLKNTQLGSAMTGGSSGGPWLVNFGTAPVVTGSASLGNAAVRNVVVGVTSWGYTSVGINVQGASWFGQNAEFPNAAYGSYGAGNIGFMVNYTCTGAPAYC; encoded by the coding sequence GTGCCTGTCGCAAGTCGTCCCTACCGCTTCTCCGGCAAGCTCTGGATGCGATTCGGCTCAAGCTGGTATGTCTGCACCGCTTCACTTATTAAGAAAGGTGTGCTGATCACCGCCGCGCATTGCGTGCATAACTATGGGCGAGGCGCCGCAGGCTGGGCTAACGAAGTCCGATGGTATCCGGCAAACTATACCTCCACAGGCGGCCCTTGGGGCTATTATAGCGGCGTTAACTGGAACATCCCAACCGTCTACTACAATGGCACGGATACTTGTCAGTCCGGCGCCACCGGCGTCGTGTGCAACAATGACATCGCCACCGTTAGACTCGCACCCAAGGGTGGCGTTTATGCGGGCACGACGATGGGTGGCTGGTATGGCTACGGCTGGAACGGCTACAGCTATCTTGCGACGCCGGTCTTCGGCAACGCGACGGTCGCCCAGATCACCCAGATCGGCTATCCGGTCGCGATCGACAACGGCTACCAGATGTTGCGCGGCGACTCCTATGGCAAATACATCGCCCTGACTGGCTCCAACGGCAAGCTCCTGAAGAACACCCAGCTCGGCTCCGCCATGACCGGCGGTTCCTCGGGTGGCCCGTGGCTGGTGAACTTCGGCACGGCTCCTGTCGTGACCGGCAGCGCCTCGCTCGGCAACGCAGCGGTTCGCAACGTGGTCGTCGGCGTGACGAGTTGGGGCTATACCTCGGTCGGCATCAACGTCCAGGGTGCATCCTGGTTCGGCCAAAACGCTGAGTTTCCAAATGCGGCATATGGCAGCTACGGCGCCGGCAATATCGGCTTCATGGTCAACTACACCTGCACCGGCGCGCCGGCTTATTGCTGA
- the gph gene encoding phosphoglycolate phosphatase (PGP is an essential enzyme in the glycolate salvage pathway in higher organisms (photorespiration in plants). Phosphoglycolate results from the oxidase activity of RubisCO in the Calvin cycle when concentrations of carbon dioxide are low relative to oxygen. This enzyme is a member of the Haloacid Dehalogenase (HAD) superfamily of aspartate-nucleophile hydrolase enzymes (PF00702).): MSETWPRAVLFDLDGTLIDSAPDLHASINILLMRRGLGPLSLLEVVSMIGNGVKKLVERAFIAVGHPLDADELDLAYEAMIGIYADHLTVLTVLTPGAREIVEELHAQGVLMGVVTNKPQMPTEAILDHFGLSPYLDAVIGGDSGVEKKPAPDMIFAALERLGLRPEDAILVGDSVADVGSARAAGIPVIALRGGYTSVPVDEIGADIVIGRLADLPATLAAMRPA; the protein is encoded by the coding sequence TTGAGCGAGACCTGGCCGCGGGCGGTCCTGTTCGACCTCGACGGAACGCTGATCGATTCGGCGCCCGACCTGCACGCATCGATCAACATCCTGCTGATGCGCCGCGGGCTCGGGCCGCTGTCGCTCCTCGAGGTTGTGTCGATGATCGGCAACGGGGTGAAGAAACTGGTCGAGCGCGCCTTCATCGCGGTCGGCCATCCGCTCGACGCCGACGAGCTCGATCTCGCATACGAGGCGATGATCGGCATCTACGCCGACCACCTAACCGTGCTCACCGTGCTGACGCCGGGCGCGCGTGAAATCGTCGAGGAGCTCCATGCGCAGGGCGTGCTTATGGGCGTCGTCACCAACAAGCCGCAGATGCCCACCGAGGCGATCCTTGATCATTTCGGGTTGTCTCCCTACCTCGATGCCGTGATCGGCGGCGATTCGGGCGTCGAGAAGAAGCCCGCGCCCGACATGATCTTCGCCGCGCTCGAACGGCTGGGCCTCAGGCCGGAGGACGCCATCCTGGTTGGAGACAGCGTCGCGGATGTCGGCTCCGCGCGCGCGGCGGGCATTCCGGTGATCGCATTGCGCGGCGGCTACACCTCCGTGCCCGTCGACGAGATCGGCGCCGACATCGTCATCGGCCGCCTTGCCGACCTTCCCGCGACGCTTGCGGCCATGCGGCCAGCCTGA
- a CDS encoding caspase family protein — protein MVLRRAGSLLAAVAFGALCVGSLEAGARTNRALLVGVSEYPNLPKGDWLEGPKNDAGLVRDYLVGNPTAPFAAADVIVLASNTEGAEVPTRVAILKGLADLAAKAEAGDFVYIQFSGHGSQQPAVDPSTEIDGKDEIFLAADVAKIDPATKQVPERNPRRRDRCSARRHPRQGRLRLGRIRCVPLRHGNARGGARRGGKGAQDLAGIARLHA, from the coding sequence ATGGTTTTGAGACGCGCGGGCAGCCTGCTTGCGGCCGTCGCGTTCGGCGCATTGTGCGTTGGATCGCTGGAGGCCGGAGCGCGGACCAACAGGGCGCTGCTCGTCGGCGTTTCGGAATATCCGAACCTGCCGAAGGGCGACTGGCTGGAAGGACCGAAGAACGATGCCGGGCTGGTGCGCGACTATCTCGTCGGCAATCCGACAGCGCCCTTCGCGGCGGCTGACGTGATCGTACTCGCCAGCAACACCGAGGGCGCGGAAGTGCCGACGCGCGTTGCGATCCTGAAAGGCCTCGCGGACCTGGCGGCGAAGGCTGAGGCCGGCGACTTCGTCTACATCCAGTTCTCCGGGCACGGCTCACAGCAACCGGCGGTCGACCCGTCGACGGAGATCGACGGCAAGGACGAGATCTTCCTCGCGGCGGATGTCGCCAAGATCGATCCGGCGACGAAGCAGGTACCCGAACGCAATCCTCGACGACGAGATCGGTGCAGCGCTCGACGCCATCCGCGACAAGGGCGCCTTCGTCTGGGTCGTATTCGATGCGTGCCACTCCGGCACGGCAACGCGCGCGGCGGGGCTCGGCGTGGAGGAAAAGGAGCGCAAGATCTCGCCGGAATCGCTCGGCTTCACGCCTGA
- a CDS encoding Fur family transcriptional regulator: MATRTDLTRNQTLVLDRLEKSEGPLSAYALLDQLRDDGFRAPLQVYRALDTLMKSGLVHRLESINSFVACHGHHHHDHGITGFAICETCGQVTEFTDPIVSERLEAWAQATGFRASKAAIELRGTCGKCASA; this comes from the coding sequence ATGGCGACCAGGACAGACCTCACGCGAAACCAGACCCTCGTGCTCGACCGGCTCGAAAAGTCCGAAGGCCCGCTCAGTGCCTATGCCCTGCTCGACCAGCTTCGCGACGACGGCTTCCGTGCGCCGCTGCAGGTCTACCGCGCGCTCGACACGCTGATGAAGAGCGGGCTGGTGCACCGGCTGGAGAGCATCAATTCCTTCGTCGCATGCCACGGCCACCATCACCACGACCACGGCATCACCGGCTTCGCCATCTGCGAAACATGCGGCCAGGTGACGGAATTCACCGATCCGATCGTGTCCGAACGTCTGGAAGCCTGGGCGCAGGCGACAGGCTTCAGAGCGAGCAAGGCCGCCATCGAACTGCGCGGCACCTGCGGAAAGTGCGCCTCCGCCTGA